GATAAAGGCACCACCCACTCCATCAGGCCCTTAGTAATTCTGACAGATTTAAGGGTATAGTGATAGTTTCTTGCTTAGGGATCATCCCTGCTACCGGCATCTGTGGTTGTTgctctgatcccaggaccactgCATcaggtaggaaaaaagaaagcagatgttACATGGGGAAAAATTGTAGAGTAATCACATCCTCTCCCAGCCCACTCCCCAGATCCCTTAGGAAAATGGAGAGATCCATCTAATGTGGACACTTCATTGGTCCCCTTCATGTTGCGTGTGAGCCCAGACTCATGAAGGCCTGTATACCAGTCCTTCATGCCTTAATCATTGCCTGTTCTAGTCATCTTCAAACTCTCAGGATGAAAGTCTGTTCCTTAAGCTGAAGAAATATGACTTGATGGTCCAAATTTGTACAATGGCTTCCAGTCCAGTCCCTTTATGGTATTTGGAGCATTCACCTCCACCACCAGGTATGCACAATCCAATCCAAAGCAAGTGTCTATTAGAGCAGGAATGCAGTTGTAGTGTCTAGGGGCTACCCCACATGAGCCGGATTTGACAGCTGTGTGTATGGCTTCCCCCTGGAGGCTGCCCCAGAACCACCTGCAGCCTCTATCTTTCTTGTGGGCAGACTATACAGTTGGTATTTTGTGCCTTGGGAGGGATATGTTTAAACCTAGCCCATCTCCTATAGCAAAGGACCTACCCATCCACTTATCCCATGGACTCAGGAGACCACCTCAATGATTCCCACTTGCCAATTCCAAACACTTCTGATCAACCAGGAGGAGGTTCTTCTCATGGGCACTGACATGTCCTATTTTAATGTACCCCTCAAATTCCCATCGTGATTTTCCTAGGGCTGTGTCCCATATGGGTATCCCTTAATAGGCCAGCTTTCCGTAGTCTATTTGCCTGACCCCACAGCGCAGCCGTTGGTCACCACCAGGAGTCAAAACCCAAACACAGAGGCAAATAGCAGGCATTCCAGCCCACTGAACTGAATCGTTTCTACCTTCCTCAATAAGAGTGGCAGCTTTCCAAACAGGATGCTTGGAAATGTTCATTTGGGAATTGCTATCCATAAACCCAAGCAGCTCTTTGTTGGTCAATGGAGAATTGTTTATATGGCAACATCCAAGTGGCTATAGGGTCCAGCAGTGGGTCAGATGTTTCCAAAGTCAGTCCCAGAGGAGAAGGAGCTCCCGGCTCATGAGTACTTCTCCTTGGATTCCCTTGGTACCATTCCCtaataaatgctttcttttatattataGAACACTTCTCAGCACTCCCTTCCCCAttacagtacttttttttatattacccaaGACATTATGGgtatttcaagattattttatgtctttcagTCATAGGAAAAATTTCAATTAATGTCAAATAGTGAGCTAGTAGTTGTCATTCAAGTGGGAACGTTCTGGAATTTTCTAATGGAAATCCCAATGGTAACTGCTGGTTGGCACTCACAGGCTtttgtcaggagccccggtctgcaccccacaccccacacggTGTTATTGTACAGATAATATGTCTGTATCGTCACCCCATTCAAATGAACAACAGCCCACATTGTGTGAGCTCAGGCAATGTTACTGACTTCGTTGGCGGTCTACTTAATAATGGCTGAGGGTGGCTTGACATGACTTCCATTGCATAATACTAGGGTAGGGGAAGCGTTCCCCAATTAGACAAATATTCACCCCCTAATATATTCAGGTAAAGGAGATACAACTCCACACAGTCTCTTCAAACATTTCAGTCTTCATCCAAACTTTCACCtgagtcccaccaacagtgtcatTCCATATCCCCCCAATCTAACTGCAACCCCTGTTAGGACTTCACCAGCTGTGGCATCATGGGGCACGAGGCTCTCATGTCAAGGAGTCCCAGAAATATCATTCTTAGACTCCCTGACCATTTTACTCACTCATGTGTACATGCCCTTGGGTCCCTAGTTGCGGATTGGGACTTCTGTCGATCTTTAACATGATTAGATTGTGGGACCATCACCTCAGGCAACTCTAGAGTGGCTTTCCCATGTTCATCTTTGCCATAAAGCAGATTTGCTTGAAGCTTTTTgatgtggggcagggggtggggcaggcagcaGACAGGTTCTCATCAGTCTGTCCAACTTCTGAGAGTGCTTCAATGAGACCTTTATTCTGATCCCATCAGTGTCTGCTGTGCTTATCCAATAACTGTTTAAAGGTTTCCATCCTGGGATGAGTCTCTTGACTCTCCACTTCACCTCCCGCTACCACTATCTTGCAAATCTTGGCCATCTGTGATTTCAGCTTAACTATCTCCTTTAGTGGCAGCTCTGAGATAACTCAGAACAGCCTGATTCCAAGCTTGGCTCAGCCTTCAGATCCACCCAACACGTTAcctttcatttcagttattacagATAATAACAACCAAGAGATTGATATTTGCTCGTTTCTTGTTACTTTGCTTTTCCTTATGTATCCATACTCCTTAGGAGTTGGAGCCAACATTTCTAAATTCTcttggtgactttttaaaaaatataattaattaatttatttatttgaaaaaaagagagcaaggggtggggagcagagggaaaggaacaagTAGACTCCAGACTGaacgtggagcctgacatgggaccagtcccatgactctgagatcacgatctgagctgaattcaagcgttggatgcttaaccaattgatctacccagatgcccctcttttgGCAACTTTTATCTCCAATGACTAATGGCAGCACAGATCCCGTCCTGTATCCAAGGGTCACTCTGGAATCAAAGGTTCACCATCCCCCACTCACTCATCCTCCTCTTCTTGAGCCATATGTTTCAGTGAGTCAGAGTCAGGCTAGTGAATCCCACTTCTGACACAAACTGGGAAGCATTTGGGCCAACTGTGAAGTCGGAGGGAATAGTCTTTAAAAGCATCCCTActttgttgtgcccaagactgcgaatccgagaaaccaccaaggagccgacaccgatgcaagcgcacgagggtttattagcaagctccagcttgggtccaagtaaacccgacacagcggagcagggacttggacccccgaagtgggttacagctgggttttttataggctggtctaggggattttcagaaggggtggaggaatttctcaagttctgtttacattctgatatggggcttaagggcattgagctctgttctcattctaatatgggactttctcaTTCTAATACGGgggtgggctctgttgtctttctgatatgggattccctgcccaggacattctgcagtttttcctataaagttcagctcttattcaggggcctaagatggctgtacttgtgctaatgttaaactttaggtgggatggccttgatttttctcggcctccacaacttcttcttttttttttttttttaagattttatttatttgagagagagagagagagagagagagaaccagtggtggggaggggcagagggagagggagaagcagattccccactaaccagggagcctgatgcagggtttcatcccaggaccctgagattatgacctgagcccaaagcagacacttaaccaactgagctacccaggccccccAAGAACATTCCTACTTCTGACCTCAGCTGCAAGGTCAAGGgtctccagggcagcctgggcggttcagaggtttagcgccgccttcagcccagggtgtggtcctggagaccccgggatcaagtcctaggttggggttcccagcatggagcctccttctccctctgcctgtgtctctgcctctctctctctctctctctctctctctctcatgtctctcatgaataaataaataaaatttaaaaaaaaaaaaggtcaagggTCTCCAAAATTACCCTTAGATTTGATAATTCACTGGGGGGACTCACAGAACTTACTGAAAGCTCTTATAATCACAGTTACAGATTTGTTTTTATAGCTAAcatttataaaagatataaattaaattGGTCAAGGAAGAGTACCCGGGGCCGAGTCGGGAGGGCTATGTAGAGTTCCTGTCGTCCTCCCGTGGAGTCAAGACCTGTTACTTTCACTGCATTGATGTGTGAAATGTGCACGGAGTGTCGCCAACCAGGGAGctcctctgagcttcagtgttcAGTTTTTATTGTGCCTCATGTGCATGTTTGTGGGTGTCCCAGACCACACATCCCAACTCTATTCCCCCATCTTCACATGCATTTTCCACGTGGTTCTAGAGGCACATACTGCAGGCATGGCCTGCCCTCCAGGACACTCAGGGAGAAAGACTTATACACACACTAGACATGAGCTAGAGCAGTTTGGGCAGGAAATTCAGACATCCTAGATTTAGGACATGTTCTAAAAGAGGGGTGCAAGCTTTGGGTGGGTCTACATTGTCTACCAGAGAGAGCAgtatggaaacaaaacaaaacaaaacaaaaaacaaaacaaagtctatAGTTGGGATAGATCAAATTATtgagttaatcttttttttttaatttttatttatttatttatttttattgagctaATCTTATTAGCCCATATCAAATCTTTAGCCAGACTGCCTGCTTTTATCACCATAGCTATATTCtcatctctgatttcattttttcaggCACTTTTTTGATCCAAAAGGTTTTCAAAAGCATGTTACACCTATAAGCCTGGATGTGGAACCCCAGCCCCTGACaggctttcctttccttctttgccaGGTTATCAACAGGCCCTAGAACAAGGGGCTCGGAGTTTGGAGGACTCTCAGAAGGCTTGATTGCTACAGCAGATTGCACGTGGACAATCTCCGCACCTGGAGCTGCAGCTATGTGGGCCACTCGGCAAATGTGCCAGAACTCCTACATTTTCTATGTTCTGCTTCTGAAAAAGAGCGTAACTATAGACACTGTTACCAAAGACACCAACACCGACACCACAGAACTGTAGGAAAGTCCAGTGAATAGACCTCAACAGTTGTCTGGCATTGGACATGACTCTGGCTTcccgaaggggcacctgggcagggtTCAGAAGTAACCACTATGCCTGAGCTCCCATAaatgtctctgcccccccgcccccgaaaTATCCAGTGCGAACCAGGAAATCCATCAGGTTGCCACTGTCATCTCCATTCTGCCACGAAGGATGCTTCAAGCCCAACATCTCAGAGGCGGCTCAACTACTCCCTTCAAGCTTCAAATTCTGGTTTTACTGCCTCATTTAACCCTTGATCGTTATTCTTTTTAGTATATTCCTAAGTATGCCTCTTATGACACCCCTGATTTTTAAGACCCTCCAACACCTGTCGGTCTGGGGCCCGCCCAGCCGAGGGTACCAGTGGGTCCTTCAGAGCCAGTAAGAACATGGAAGGCAGCCACCCCTGGCCGCTGAACCAACACCGCCCTCAGGATGACTGTTACTCCGACCCCACTGTACCTAAGAAACAATGGAGGTGACCACCAGGCGATCACAGATGCCCACTTCCCCCCCTCTCCTTTGCTTCACCCAACTGTAGGCAGGTTTTCCTCGGCCCACAGCCCATATTTTGGCTTGCACCGAGCTTAGACAAGCGCCCAGGGGAGCACTGCCCCCCTCACCAGTCCAGTCTGAGAACCTGCTGACTAGGAGGCAACGCTGCGGCTGGGCCACCTGATTCTGCACCTGCTCCCACCAGCTCTGTCCCTGCACAGTCCCTGCTGGTCCACCGCCTCGGCCTGTAAAAGAAGAGCCTGTTCTGACGGGTGACTGACACCTGCCACTTCTCAGACCAGAACCCCACGGGGCTGCCCTACCAGGAGCGCAGCAGAGCCAAGCCCCAGGCAACGCCTGTAGGGTGGTGGCAGGTGTGGGGGGCGTGGCACTGaccgcggggggtgggggggggtgggggggtggggccgAGGCCGCTGCTCTCCAAGGCCCTGGCGccaccctgccccccctcccccccaccctgcacgTTCACACGGGGCTGGGCCACCGGCCCCCTGgtgctgcctctcctcctgcccccctcctgcccccttccctctcccctttccgccttccccccaccctgtaGGGCTGCCGctcctcccgcccctccctcctcacccctgccccctcccctctcccacaacagggccccccgccccctctcctctcccccccctcccctgctctctccccccccacccccttcctccgACACCGCCCCCGCAGGGCTGCcgctccccctctcctctccccatccccctcccttcttcccccctcctctcccccctcccccccccccccccaggaccctGTAGGGCTGCCGCTCCTCCCGCCCCTGcgctctcccccctccctcctcccctctgctccctcctctctcccccgcccccccccccccccccccccccgcaccggCCCCCGCGGGGACAGGGCGACCCGCCCGCTGCTGTCCGAGGTCCGGGCTGCTGCCTGCAGGGCTGGGTGGGGTTGGCACCCGAGCACGGATCCCCGAGGCAGTGGCGGGGCGGGGTCTCCGCAGCCCTCACCCATCCTCGCCCATCAGGGGCGGCTGTGACCTTCAGCCCTGCGGGGGGCGCCCGCGTCCCCAGCATCCGGGGCTCTCCCTGCCGGGGCTCCGCCGCGCCCCCCTCCCAGGGCAGTGCCCCTggcagcctgggggaggggccgccGCCCTGCGCCCCGACGAGCCCCCCTGCGGCAGCCCCCGCAGCACAGGGCTGCAGCTCtaggcccccccgccccgcccccacgggGCCCCTGCTCCAAGGACACGGAGCCGTCCTCCTCACTGGCATCCAGGGTGCCAGCCCCCTCCCCGACCTGTGTGTCTTTCCCCAGTTTTGGGAGGTCATCAGTGACGAGCACGGGATCGACCCCACCGGCAGTTACCATGGAGACAGCGACTTGCAGCTGGAGAGAATCAACGTGTACTACAATGAAGCTGCAGGTGATGAGCGATGCTTTCTGCCCAGTCCCCTTGCAGTGTCCTAGGGACAGACGGACAGCCCGGGCACAGAAAGGCTGCTTGCATGCATTTAAAGTGTCAGCGCCTAAAATGACCCGCGCAGCCCCCCTGACTCCTGCATGTTGGCCATGACTAAGCGGCTGCCGCTGGCTCCTCTTCTAAGGCAGAGAGACAGCTCTGTTCGCTGCCTTTGGTCTCTGGTGCTAGAATTTTCTCTAATGATGCTGCTGTGAGAGGCGCATGGAGCACAGCCCGCGCTGTGATCCCTGTGCCCCCCGCCCGTCTAAGTCCGGCTCTGTTCCCCGCAGGTAACAAATACGTGCCTCGGGCCATCCTGGTGGATCTGGAGCCGGGCACCATGGACTCGGTCCGGTCCGGGCCATTTGGCCAGATCTTCAGGCCCGACAACTTCGTGTTCGGTACGTAGTCACGGTCAGGGCAACGGGCTCCAGGAGTCTCCTTCCTCAACACCGGGCAAGTCCCGATTCTTAGGGTCGCCTGCCAGGTGGAGACTGGGGGTCCACAGAGGCCTGGGTCCGggcctgagcccccagcccctctccgGGCGGCTCCGGGGACAGTGTGGGCCCAAGGCAGCCTCTAGAGCCCTCCCAGCGCGCAGTGGCCTGGGACAGGTCAAGAACACAGAGCAGGACCAGCGTCCCCCCCAGGAGTCGGTGGGCTTCTGGTAGCATCGCAGCCCAGGGCCAGCGGGCAGCCACTTCAGGAGGCCAAAGGCCAAGGGCACAGGTTATGCCCAGAAGTGGAGGCAGCTGCTTAGGGCCCATCTCCTCGGATCATACTGTGCCCTTGCTCCTGCCTGTTTATTGCATCTGCTGTAAATATGTTAAATACTGAAATTGTGACCTGCACCAACGGTCAGAAACGCGGTGCCTTTCCTGGCCCCTCAGGGTGCCCGGGCTCACCCAGAGGTGCAGTGTCCTTCCCTGCAATCCCGATACTAACAGTAGAGGAACAGGAAGGGTGACACAGTTCTCAGCAGCCCCACAGACAACCAGGCGGCCTCGGGTGAGTCACCGGTACGACGAGGCCGCCCAGAAGCCACGCGGTCAGGGCTGCATTCTC
The Vulpes lagopus strain Blue_001 chromosome 10, ASM1834538v1, whole genome shotgun sequence genome window above contains:
- the LOC121500849 gene encoding nascent polypeptide-associated complex subunit alpha, muscle-specific form-like, whose translation is PHRPPRGQGDPPAAVRGPGCCLQGWVGLAPEHGSPRQWRGGVSAALTHPRPSGAAVTFSPAGGARVPSIRGSPCRGSAAPPSQGSAPGSLGEGPPPCAPTSPPAAAPAAQGCSSRPPRPAPTGPLLQGHGAVLLTGIQGASPLPDLCVFPQFWEVISDEHGIDPTGSYHGDSDLQLERINVYYNEAAGNKYVPRAILVDLEPGTMDSVRSGPFGQIFRPDNFVFGT